A genome region from Erigeron canadensis isolate Cc75 chromosome 3, C_canadensis_v1, whole genome shotgun sequence includes the following:
- the LOC122590604 gene encoding probable 2-oxoglutarate-dependent dioxygenase AOP1, giving the protein MGFLAQPNIPVIKMANMKQTIINVSACNEVRHALEEYGCFLADYSDDDDGIINTTDHDEEIINMMEVYDALKPLFDLPIETKVKNTSPKAYHGYVGQLPFLPLLESMGIENATSAHGVNSFTNAMWSSGNTDFCKMIQSYAKLVSKIEETVRKMVFESYGVEKYHESYNESVTYLLRVMKYRPPSMKETRIGSISHTDKTFISILTQNQVKGLQVKTKDGYWIPVEYPPCSFLVMAGDAFKAWSNDRVHSPYHRVVMEGDEYRYSIGIFTYHKGIIQVPEELVDEDHPRKFNSFDHFGYLDFYAKDSLFDKEYCHINSYCGV; this is encoded by the exons ATGGGTTTTTTGGCACAACCTAACATTCCTGTCATTAAGATGGCAAATATGAAGCAAACCATTATTAATGTTTCTGCATGCAATGAAGTGAGACATGCACTTGAAGAATATGGTTGCTTTTTAGCTGAttattctgatgatgatgatgggatAATTAATACTACTGATCATGATGAAGAAATTATAAACATGATGGAAGTATATGATGCTTTAAAACCCTTATTTGATCTTCCCATtgaaacaaaagttaaaaatactTCACCCAAGGCTTACCATGGCTATGTTGGCCAACTCCCTTTTCTTCCTCTCTTAGAAAGCATGGGCATTGAGAATGCTACTAGCGCTCATGGCGTTAATAGCTTCACGAACGCCATGTGGTCTTCCGGAAATACCGATTTCTG TAAAATGATTCAGTCGTATGCGAAACTAGTTTCAAAAATCGAAGAAACGGTTAGGAAGATGGTGTTTGAAAGCTATGGGGTGGAGAAGTACCACGAATCCTATAACGAATCCGTGACGTATCTTCTGAGAGTAATGAAATACAGACCACCAAGCATGAAGGAGACTAGAATAGGTTCCATCTCTCACACAGACAAGACCTTCATATCCATACTTACCCAAAATCAAGTGAAAGGATTACAAGTTAAAACCAAGGACGGCTATTGGATCCCCGTGGAGTACCCTCCTTGTTCGTTTTTGGTCATGGCTGGTGACGCAttcaag GCATGGAGCAATGACCGAGTGCACTCACCTTATCATCGAGTAGTTATGGAAGGGGATGAATATAGATACTCAATCGGGATATTTACATACCACAAAGGGATCATACAAGTCCCAGAAGAGCTCGTCGACGAAGATCACCCAAGAAAGTTTAACtcatttgatcattttggtTATCTTGATTTCTATGCCAAAGACTCACTGTTCGACAAGGAATACTGTCACATAAATTCATATTGCGGAGTGTGA
- the LOC122594212 gene encoding putative germin-like protein 9-2 — translation MAINSSTSSNILLLALTLVLAILTKTQANDPDILTDFITPNTTSVDASFFTYSGLSGFFNPNPNNFTVIKATMTQFPALNGQSVSYAVLQFPPASVNQPHTHPRAAELLLVIMGTLEVGFIDTKNVLFNQTLIEGDMFVFPKGLVHFQYNRNHNQAAIAISAFGSANGGLLSVPKSVFASGIDDNVLAKSFKTDVPTVQKIELGLKN, via the coding sequence ATGGCTATCAACTCATCTACAAGTTCTAATATTCTTCTGTTGGCACTAACCTTGGTTCTAGCCATCTTGACAAAAACTCAAGCTAATGACCCTGATATCTTGACGGACTTCATCACCCCAAATACGACCTCTGTTGATGCCAGTTTCTTCACCTACAGTGGGCTCAGCGGGTTCTTTAACCCGAACCCAAATAACTTCACAGTCATTAAAGCTACCATGACCCAGTTCCCAGCTCTAAACGGTCAAAGTGTATCTTATGCAGTACTCCAATTCCCACCAGCTAGTGTGAACCAGCCACACACTCACCCTCGTGCAGCTGAACTTTTGTTGGTTATAATGGGTACACTTGAAGTTGGGTTTATCGACACcaaaaatgtgttgtttaacCAAACGCTTATAGAGGGCGACATGTTTGTGTTTCCAAAGGGGCTTGTTCATTTTCAGTACAACAGGAACCACAACCAAGCTGCAATTGCAATTTCTGCATTTGGAAGCGCGAATGGTGGCCTGCTTTCCGTACCAAAGTCTGTTTTCGCTTCTGGGATTGATGATAATGTTCTTGCTAAGTCGTTCAAAACTGATGTTCCAACGGTACAGAAAATCGAGCTAGGACTCAAGAATTAG
- the LOC122594215 gene encoding germin-like protein 9-3: MASTKNFVLLLVSCATLQISIAGDPDILSDFIVPPVLKGPLDGNFFTFTGMRALVNAPFPTTFKVTKAAMAEFPALNGQSVSYAVLQFPNSTVNPPHTHPRASELLFLLMGSLEVGFVDTTNKLFTQTLQQGDIFVFPKGLVHFQFNRDANIPALALSAFGSANAGTVSVPNSVFNTTIDDQALALSFKTDVATIQKIKSGLSG; encoded by the coding sequence ATGGCATCGACAAAAAATTTCGTACTACTTTTAGTTTCATGTGCCACTCTACAGATATCAATTGCTGGAGATCCAGACATTCTATCAGACTTCATTGTTCCACCAGTTCTAAAGGGCCCTCTGGATGGAAATTTTTTCACCTTCACCGGAATGAGAGCACTTGTAAATGCACCCTTCCCAACAACATTTAAGGTCACAAAAGCAGCCATGGCTGAGTTTCCTGCTCTTAATGGTCAAAGTGTTTCATACGCTGTACTCCAGTTCCCTAATAGCACGGTGAACCCACCCCACACCCATCCACGGGCTTCAGAGCTGTTGTTTCTTCTCATGGGCTCTTTAGAAGTTGGATTTGTTGACACAACTAACAAGTTGTTTACTCAGACACTACAACAAGGTGACATTTTTGTGTTCCCCAAAGGACTTGTTCACTTCCAATTCAATAGGGATGCCAACATTCCAGCTTTGGCTCTCTCTGCCTTCGGAAGTGCAAATGCAGGGACCGTGTCAGTTCCAAATTCGGTCTTCAATACGACAATTGATGATCAAGCATTGGCATTGTCCTTCAAAACCGATGTTGCAACCATTCAGAAGATCAAATCTGGGCTATCAGGCTAA
- the LOC122594213 gene encoding germin-like protein 9-3 → MATKLQFFLVLILSCATLQISMAGDPDILSDFIVPPGFSSPIDGNFFTFTGMRALVNATFPTTFKVTKAAMAEFPALNGQSVSYAVLQFPNGTVNPPHTHPRASELLLLTMGSLEVGFVDTTNNLFTQTLQKGDIFVFPKGLVHFQFNSDANNPALAISAFGSANAGTVSVPNTVFNTTIDDQILALSFKTDVATIQKIKSGFSG, encoded by the coding sequence ATGGCAACAAAGCTTCAATTTTTTTTGGTACTTATACTTTCATGTGCCACTCTGCAGATCTCCATGGCTGGAGATCCTGACATTCTATCTGACTTCATTGTTCCACCAGGTTTTAGTAGCCCCATAGACGGAAATTTCTTCACCTTTACTGGAATGAGGGCACTTGTTAATGCAACCTTCCCAACAACATTTAAGGTCACAAAAGCAGCTATGGCTGAGTTTCCTGCTCTTAACGGTCAGAGTGTTTCTTATGCTGTACTCCAATTCCCTAATGGCACTGTGAACCCACCGCACACCCATCCTCGGGCCTCAGAGCTGTTGTTACTTACCATGGGCTCTTTAGAAGTTGGGTTTGTTGACACAACTAACAATCTGTTTACTCAGACACTACAAAAAGGTGACATCTTTGTGTTCCCTAAAGGACTTGTTCACTTCCAGTTTAACAGTGATGCCAATAATCCAGCTTTGGCTATCTCTGCCTTTGGAAGTGCTAATGCAGGGACCGTGTCTGTTCCAAATACAGTTTTCAATACGACAATCGATGATCAAATATTGGCTTTGTCTTTTAAAACAGATGTTGCCACCATTCAGAAGATAAAATCTGGATTTTCAGGCTAA
- the LOC122594676 gene encoding putative germin-like protein 9-2 has translation MFIKSSTSSTLLLALALVLAISTTTRANDPDILTDFITPNTSSIDASFFTYSGLSAFFNPNPKNFRVIKASMAEFPALNGQSVSYAVLQFPQAAVNPPHTHPRAAELLIVIFGTLEVGFIDTKNVLFNQTLQEGDMFVFPKGLVHFQYNRNHNQAAIAVSAFGSANAGLLSVPKSVFTTGIDDNILAKSFKTDVPTVQKIELGLKN, from the coding sequence ATGTTTATTAAGTCATCTACAAGTTCTACCCTATTACTGGCACTAGCCTTGGTTCTAGCCATATCAACAACAACACGGGCTAATGACCCTGATATCTTAACCGACTTCATAACCCCAAATACAAGCTCCATCGATGCCAGCTTCTTCACCTACAGTGGACTCAGTGCCTTTTTTAACCCAAATCCTAAAAACTTCAGAGTCATCAAAGCTTCAATGGCAGAGTTCCCAGCTCTAAACGGTCAAAGTGTGTCATATGCAGTGCTCCAATTCCCACAAGCCGCTGTGAACCCACCTCACACTCACCCTCGTGCGGCTGAACTGCTAATTGTAATATTTGGTACACTTGAAGTTGGATTTATCGACACCAAGAACGTATTATTTAATCAAACACTTCAAGAGGGCGATATGTTTGTATTTCCAAAAGGGCTTGTTCATTTTCAATACAACAGAAACCACAATCAAGCAGCAATCGCGGTTTCTGCTTTTGGAAGTGCGAATGCTGGCTTGCTTTCAGTTCCTAAGTCCGTTTTCACTACTGGTATTGATGATAACATTCTTGCTAAGTCATTCAAAACTGATGTTCCCACGGTTCAGAAAATCGAGCTAGGACTTAAGAATTAG